From one Carassius auratus strain Wakin unplaced genomic scaffold, ASM336829v1 scaf_tig00021008, whole genome shotgun sequence genomic stretch:
- the LOC113076703 gene encoding delta-like protein A isoform X1, with protein sequence MGRYLLLLFSILYMLLWQASSSGVFELKLQEFLNKKGVQGNKNCCKGGLTTPYHQCECKTFFRICLKHYQPNASPEPPCTYGGNVTPVLGSNSFQVPDTLPDGSFSNPIRMNFGFTWPGTFSLIIEAVHADSKEDLTTENPERIISTMTTQRHLTVGEDWSQDLHSVGRTELKYSYRFVCDEHYYGEGCSVFCRPRDDAFGHFTCGERGEIICDAGWKGQYCTEPICLPGCDEEHGFCEKPGECKCRVGFKGRYCDECIRYPGCLHGTCQQPWQCNCQEGWGGLFCNQDLNYCTHHKPCLNGATCSNTGQGSYTCSCRPGFTGASCEIEVNECTGNPCRNGGSCTDMENTYSCACPPGFYGNNCELSAMTCADGPCFNGGRCADNPDGGYFCQCPTGYAGFNCEKKIDHCSSSPCSNGARCVDLVNSYLCQCPEGFTGMNCDRAGDECSLYPCQNGGTCQEGTSGYICTCPPGYTGQNCSSPVSRCQHNPCHNGASCHERNNRYVCACVPGYGGRNCQFLLPDRASQIAGDIPWTAVGSGVLLVLLLVVACAVVVVCVRSKVQQRRRNREEEVANGENETINNLTNNCHRDKDLAISVVGAAPLKNINKKIDFHSDHDDLSMTTEKEKRSYKTRHAPADYNLVHEAKYEAKHEVKLEHAGKEMAAKELSESCEDVKCQSLQDSSEFEEKRRKRLKSDASEKSRYSESRYSESKYSESKYSESKYSESKYSESKYSESKYSDSLYSESACALASASTSACVDTKYKSVMVMSEEKDECVIATEV encoded by the exons atgGGACGCTACTTACTGTTGCTCTTCTCCATCCTGTACATGCTGCTCTGGCAG GCGTCTTCCTCGGGCGTCTTCGAGCTGAAGTTGCAGGAGTTTTTGAACAAGAAGGGTGTGCAAGGCAACAAGAACTGCTGTAAAGGTGGACTGACCACACCGTACCACCAGTGCGAGTGCAAGACTTTTTTCCGCATCTGCTTAAAGCATTATCAGCCCAATGCATCTCCAGAGCCGCCCTGCACCTACGGAGGCAACGTCACCCCCGTGCTGGGCTCCAACTCTTTCCAAGTGCCTGATACCTTACCGGATGGCTCTTTCAGCAATCCCATCAGGATGAATTTCGGTTTCACGTGGCCG ggAACCTTTTCTCTTATCATCGAAGCAGTGCATGCTGATTCCAAAGAGGATTTGACAACAG AAAACCCAGAGCGGATCATCAGTACCATGACCACACAGCGACACTTGACTGTGGGCGAGGACTGGTCTCAGGACCTGCACAGCGTGGGTCGAACCGAGCTCAAGTACTCCTACCGCTTTGTGTGTGACGAGCACTACTACGGCGAGGGATGCTCTGTATTCTGCCGGCCCAGAGATGATGCATTCGGTCATTTCACCTGCGGCGAACGTGGAGAAATCATCTGCGATGCCGGATGGAAGGGCCAGTACTGCACAGAAC CAATTTGCCTCCCAGGATGCGATGAGGAGCATGGCTTCTGCGAGAAACCTGGAGAGTGCAA GTGCAGAGTGGGCTTTAAAGGCCGCTACTGTGATGAGTGCATACGTTACCCTGGATGCCTTCATGGAACCTGCCAGCAACCATGGCAATGCAACTGCCAGGAAGGCTGGGGTGGCCTCTTCTGCAACCAAG ATCTAAACTACTGCACACATCATAAGCCCTGCCTGAATGGAGCCACTTGTAGTAACACCGGTCAGGGCAGCTACACCTGTTCCTGTCGGCCAGGATTCACAGGAGCCAGCTGTGAGATCGAGGTCAACGAATGCACAGGAAACCCCTGCCGCAATGGAGGAAGCTGCACT GACATGGAGAACACCTACAGCTGTGCCTGTCCACCTGGTTTTTATGGCAACAACTGTGAGCTTAGTGCTATGACGTGTGCAGACGGGCCGTGCTTTAACGGCGGACGCTGCGCCGACAACCCCGATGGTGGTTACTTCTGCCAGTGTCCCACAGGATACGCAGGGTTCAACTGCGAGAAAAAGATCGACCATTGCTCCTCCAGTCCATGCTCTAATG GTGCACGCTGTGTTGATCTGGTGAATTCATACTTGTGCCAGTGTCCCGAAGGGTTCACGGGCATGAACTGTGATCGTGCCGGGGATGAGTGCTCGCTGTATCCCTGCCAAAATGGCGGGACTTGTCAGGAAGGGACCAGCGGTTACATCTGCACATGCCCACCTGGATACACAGGACAAAACTGCAGCTCACCTGTGAGCCGCTGCCAACACAACCCCTGCCATAATGGTGCCTCCTGCCACGAGAGGAACAACCGCTACGTGTGCGCTTGCGTTCCCGGATATGGAGGACGCAACTGCCAGTTTTTGCTTCCTGACAGAGCGTCCCAAATAGCCGGTGACATTCCCTGGACTGCTGTGGGATCGGGAGTCCTGCTTGTGCTGTTGTTGGTAGTTGCATGTGCCGTGGTGGTGGTTTGCGTTCGCTCGAAGGTTCAGCAGCGCCGACGAAATCGGGAGGAGGAGGTCGCCAATGGGGAAAATGAAACAATCAACAACCTCACGAACAATTGTCACAGAGACAAAGACCTGGCCATAAGTGTTGTCGGGGCAGCGCCTTTAAAGAACATCAACAAGAAGATTGATTTTCACAGTGATCACGACGACCTGAGCATGACAACAGAGAAGGAGAAGAGGAGCTATAAGACACGACATGCTCCTGCAGACTATAACCTGGTGCATGAAGCAAAATACGAGGCAAAGCATGAGGTGAAACTGGAGCATGCTGGGAAGGAAATGGCGGCAAAGGAGTTGTCCGAGAGCTGCGAGGATGTAAAGTGCCAATCTCTGCAGGACTCTTCTGAATTTGAGGAGAAGCGTAGGAAACGTCTGAAAAG TGATGCATCAGAAAAGTCCAGATATTCAGAGTCAAGGTATTCGGAATCAAAGTATTCCGAATCAAAGTATTCCGAATCAAAGTACTCAGAATCAAAGTATTCCGAATCAAAGTACTCAGAATCAAAGTATTCCGATTCGCTGTATTCCGAGTCAGCATGTGCGTTGGCATCGGCATCCACGTCGGCTTGTGTCGACACCAAATACAAATCCGTCATGGTGATGTCGGAGGAAAAAGATGAATGTGTAATCGCAACTGAG GTGTAA
- the LOC113076703 gene encoding delta-like protein A isoform X2 — translation MGRYLLLLFSILYMLLWQASSSGVFELKLQEFLNKKGVQGNKNCCKGGLTTPYHQCECKTFFRICLKHYQPNASPEPPCTYGGNVTPVLGSNSFQVPDTLPDGSFSNPIRMNFGFTWPGTFSLIIEAVHADSKEDLTTENPERIISTMTTQRHLTVGEDWSQDLHSVGRTELKYSYRFVCDEHYYGEGCSVFCRPRDDAFGHFTCGERGEIICDAGWKGQYCTEPICLPGCDEEHGFCEKPGECKCRVGFKGRYCDECIRYPGCLHGTCQQPWQCNCQEGWGGLFCNQDLNYCTHHKPCLNGATCSNTGQGSYTCSCRPGFTGASCEIEVNECTGNPCRNGGSCTDMENTYSCACPPGFYGNNCELSAMTCADGPCFNGGRCADNPDGGYFCQCPTGYAGFNCEKKIDHCSSSPCSNGARCVDLVNSYLCQCPEGFTGMNCDRAGDECSLYPCQNGGTCQEGTSGYICTCPPGYTGQNCSSPVSRCQHNPCHNGASCHERNNRYVCACVPGYGGRNCQFLLPDRASQIAGDIPWTAVGSGVLLVLLLVVACAVVVVCVRSKVQQRRRNREEEVANGENETINNLTNNCHRDKDLAISVVGAAPLKNINKKIDFHSDHDDLSMTTEKEKRSYKTRHAPADYNLVHEAKYEAKHEVKLEHAGKEMAAKELSESCEDVKCQSLQDSSEFEEKRRKRLKSDASEKSRYSESRYSESKYSESKYSESKYSESIAVFRVSMCVGIGIHVGLCRHQIQIRHGDVGGKR, via the exons atgGGACGCTACTTACTGTTGCTCTTCTCCATCCTGTACATGCTGCTCTGGCAG GCGTCTTCCTCGGGCGTCTTCGAGCTGAAGTTGCAGGAGTTTTTGAACAAGAAGGGTGTGCAAGGCAACAAGAACTGCTGTAAAGGTGGACTGACCACACCGTACCACCAGTGCGAGTGCAAGACTTTTTTCCGCATCTGCTTAAAGCATTATCAGCCCAATGCATCTCCAGAGCCGCCCTGCACCTACGGAGGCAACGTCACCCCCGTGCTGGGCTCCAACTCTTTCCAAGTGCCTGATACCTTACCGGATGGCTCTTTCAGCAATCCCATCAGGATGAATTTCGGTTTCACGTGGCCG ggAACCTTTTCTCTTATCATCGAAGCAGTGCATGCTGATTCCAAAGAGGATTTGACAACAG AAAACCCAGAGCGGATCATCAGTACCATGACCACACAGCGACACTTGACTGTGGGCGAGGACTGGTCTCAGGACCTGCACAGCGTGGGTCGAACCGAGCTCAAGTACTCCTACCGCTTTGTGTGTGACGAGCACTACTACGGCGAGGGATGCTCTGTATTCTGCCGGCCCAGAGATGATGCATTCGGTCATTTCACCTGCGGCGAACGTGGAGAAATCATCTGCGATGCCGGATGGAAGGGCCAGTACTGCACAGAAC CAATTTGCCTCCCAGGATGCGATGAGGAGCATGGCTTCTGCGAGAAACCTGGAGAGTGCAA GTGCAGAGTGGGCTTTAAAGGCCGCTACTGTGATGAGTGCATACGTTACCCTGGATGCCTTCATGGAACCTGCCAGCAACCATGGCAATGCAACTGCCAGGAAGGCTGGGGTGGCCTCTTCTGCAACCAAG ATCTAAACTACTGCACACATCATAAGCCCTGCCTGAATGGAGCCACTTGTAGTAACACCGGTCAGGGCAGCTACACCTGTTCCTGTCGGCCAGGATTCACAGGAGCCAGCTGTGAGATCGAGGTCAACGAATGCACAGGAAACCCCTGCCGCAATGGAGGAAGCTGCACT GACATGGAGAACACCTACAGCTGTGCCTGTCCACCTGGTTTTTATGGCAACAACTGTGAGCTTAGTGCTATGACGTGTGCAGACGGGCCGTGCTTTAACGGCGGACGCTGCGCCGACAACCCCGATGGTGGTTACTTCTGCCAGTGTCCCACAGGATACGCAGGGTTCAACTGCGAGAAAAAGATCGACCATTGCTCCTCCAGTCCATGCTCTAATG GTGCACGCTGTGTTGATCTGGTGAATTCATACTTGTGCCAGTGTCCCGAAGGGTTCACGGGCATGAACTGTGATCGTGCCGGGGATGAGTGCTCGCTGTATCCCTGCCAAAATGGCGGGACTTGTCAGGAAGGGACCAGCGGTTACATCTGCACATGCCCACCTGGATACACAGGACAAAACTGCAGCTCACCTGTGAGCCGCTGCCAACACAACCCCTGCCATAATGGTGCCTCCTGCCACGAGAGGAACAACCGCTACGTGTGCGCTTGCGTTCCCGGATATGGAGGACGCAACTGCCAGTTTTTGCTTCCTGACAGAGCGTCCCAAATAGCCGGTGACATTCCCTGGACTGCTGTGGGATCGGGAGTCCTGCTTGTGCTGTTGTTGGTAGTTGCATGTGCCGTGGTGGTGGTTTGCGTTCGCTCGAAGGTTCAGCAGCGCCGACGAAATCGGGAGGAGGAGGTCGCCAATGGGGAAAATGAAACAATCAACAACCTCACGAACAATTGTCACAGAGACAAAGACCTGGCCATAAGTGTTGTCGGGGCAGCGCCTTTAAAGAACATCAACAAGAAGATTGATTTTCACAGTGATCACGACGACCTGAGCATGACAACAGAGAAGGAGAAGAGGAGCTATAAGACACGACATGCTCCTGCAGACTATAACCTGGTGCATGAAGCAAAATACGAGGCAAAGCATGAGGTGAAACTGGAGCATGCTGGGAAGGAAATGGCGGCAAAGGAGTTGTCCGAGAGCTGCGAGGATGTAAAGTGCCAATCTCTGCAGGACTCTTCTGAATTTGAGGAGAAGCGTAGGAAACGTCTGAAAAG TGATGCATCAGAAAAGTCCAGATATTCAGAGTCAAGGTATTCGGAATCAAAGTATTCCGAATCAAAGTATTCCGAATCAAAGTACTCAGAATCAA TCGCTGTATTCCGAGTCAGCATGTGCGTTGGCATCGGCATCCACGTCGGCTTGTGTCGACACCAAATACAAATCCGTCATGGTGATGTCGGAGGAAAAAGATGA